One part of the Rutidosis leptorrhynchoides isolate AG116_Rl617_1_P2 chromosome 1, CSIRO_AGI_Rlap_v1, whole genome shotgun sequence genome encodes these proteins:
- the LOC139865170 gene encoding delta(14)-sterol reductase, with translation MDLSSIVISSITSWTSVGLLLGFFGYLGIAGSILPGKIVPGANLSDGTRLHYRCNGLISLVLLIGLLLIGAWMNFVSLTAISDRGLELLSTTFIFSVIVTLLLYVSGCKSNARSASLKPHISGNIIDDWWFGIQLNPNFLGVDLKFFFVRAGMMGWLLINLSVLAKSVQDANLSQSMILYQIFCVIYIMDYFFYEEYMTSTWDIIAERLGFMLVFGDLVWIPFTFSIQGWWLLSNKVELPTAAIVVNCCVFVIGYLVFRGANKQKHDFKKNPKALIWGQPPKVIAGKLLVSGYWGIARHCNYLGDLLLALSFSLPCGISSPVPYLYPIYLLILLIWRERRDEARCAEKYKEVWAEYRRAVPWRILPYIY, from the exons ATGGACTTGAGTTCCATTGTCATCTCTTCAATTACTTCATGGACCTCT GTTGGTTTGTTATTGGGATTCTTTGGTTATTTGGGGATTGCTGGATCTATTTTACCTGGAAAGATTGTTCCTGGAGCTAATTTATCAGATGGAACTCGACTTCATTATCGTTGTAACG GATTGATATCGCTTGTTTTGCTGATTGGACTACTTTTGATCGGAGCTTGGATGAATTTTGTATCACTCACT GCAATATCTGACCGAGGACTTGAGCTTTTATCAACAACTTTTATCTTTAGTGTTATT GTGACATTGTTACTCTATGTGTCTGGATGCAAATCTAATGCTCGAAGTGCATCTCTGAAGCCTCATATCAGTGGAAACATAATCGATGATTG GTGGTTTGGAATACAGCTAAATCCCAACTTTTTGGGTGTTGACCTCAA GTTTTTCTTCGTTAGAGCTGGGATGATGGGATGGCTCCTAATCAATCTATCCGTGCTTGCAAAATCAGTCCAAGATGCGAACTTGAGCCAATCAATGATCCTTTACCAGATATTTTGTGTG ATCTACATTATGGATTACTTCTTTTACGAGGAATACATGACATCTAC ATGGGATATAATTGCAGAGAGATTAGGCTTCATGCTAGTATTTGGAGATTTAGTGTGGATTCCCTTCACATTCAGCATTCAG GGTTGGTGGCTTTTGAGTAACAAGGTTGAGTTGCCAACTGCTGCAATTGTTGTAAACTGCTGTGTATTTGTGATCGG GTATTTGGTCTTTAGAGGTGCTAACAAGCAAAAACATGATTTTAAAAAGAATCCAAAGGCACTAATATGGGGTCAACCCCCAAAAGTTATTGCAGGAAAATTACTCGTTTCCGGTTATTG GGGAATAGCAAGGCACTGCAATTACCTTGGAGATTTGTTATTGGCACTATCCTTCAGTTTACCTTGTGGAATCAG TTCTCCGGTTCCATATTTATATCCAATATATCTTTTGATTTTGCTGATATGGCGAGAGAGAAGAGACGAAGCTCGATGTGCAGAGAAATATAAAGAAGTGTGGGCGGAATACCGAAGGGCTGTCCCGTGGAGGATTCTTCCATATATTTACTAG